Genomic DNA from Gossypium hirsutum isolate 1008001.06 chromosome A01, Gossypium_hirsutum_v2.1, whole genome shotgun sequence:
AAGCAAGAAAATCAAGCAGAAAACTACATTATTTAGAAGATATTAATGAAGAAAAATCGTATGAATTTGAGAAATACCCATTTTGGCTGAAAGCTCAAGCCTTTTCGCAGGGGGAACAGAGGGCGGGGGTTGGAGCAAATCTGTGAAGAAAAAAAGGCTAGGATTCAGAAGCAGTGATAGGCGGAAGTTAGAGCCCGCATATACACAAAAACCCTAGTTTTTGTTTAATTACCATAATGTCCTAATTTGGGTTGGGTTTTTGTTAGGTAAAAAGTAATCATGGGTAAACTAGATTAATGCTTTCTTGGCCCAATTAAATGTTTGCGTTCATGATTTTATCCCTTAGAAAGCCCAACCATTATTGgatgttatatttgaaatttgGTAAAATAAATGTCGTGAGtttaaaataaggtttattttattttaatcattttattttttttaaaatttagttactttataaataaaataattatttaaactaattaatcccattaaattatatattattcattaacAAATTATTGATGTAACATATTAATCTATTAAATAATTACAacatgatgattttttttattgatttttccaAACTCCAACAATCCTTCTctattcttctatttttctttctcaatttataTTTATACAAACTTTAAACTTATGTAAATTAAGAATGAGTTTGGATGGATAGTAGGATGCACTGTAGTgttatatatttagtttattttttgtttcatgcTATAGTATTTTATCTCACTGTTACTGCTATTTTTATGCTAATTACAACTAAATACACCTCCAATCCAAATTCACTCTAAAACTATTAACCAGGTAGTTAAGAGATCCAACAGAGTTAGCATATTGTTTAAAATTTGTTCCATCAGTTATAAGAATCAATTAAAATTGTTGAAAAGGTTGGATAGTCTGCTCGGCTCAATCAAACccgaatttaatttaaataataaaaaatatatttttaatatgttattaatttttgaatagtaaaatgaatttttaaaggGTTGAATTATCCAAAAACGAGCCTAAACTtgaacaatatttaaaaaatgggaCCTCAATCCAACTCCAGCCACCAACACCTAATCTGAAATATATAATATCCCTAGAAACACTGTAATCTCTAATCTTGAAGGACGCAACCAACCAGCCACTTGTGACTTGCCTTCCTTCCATGGTTCATACTGGTACATGACTTTGTTGCCAGACATAACAGAAAGAGCAAAGTAGGAAAAAGAAGGCCAAGTAAGATAATACCATGGATATCATCATTTGATTGCAAAACTCCCCCACATGGTTACACTGATTCTTCTCCATATCTACCGATATACCACACCGCCGCGCATCCAGATGTCACCAAGCCCATAATCACCTGCAATCAATGTAGTGATGAAAGCCATGTTCAAAAGCAACAATTCGCTTACCAGATAGAAGTAATACTTCAGATCTGATCCCGAGAAGGCGCATTGAAAGTAAAACCTGTAACATATCCACAAAGAAAATGgagatttaataaaattaatgaaGGAATGAAACCCAAAAATAGTGGGTGTTTGTTTACCTCATAGCGGACTGCCTCACAAACACATCAGATAGAGATAGAAGAAGAGGGAAGGATTGTTAGAGTTTGGAAGAGTCTAACAAAAAAATTTCACGTGTCGGTCTTTCAAATgagctaattaaattaaaaataaaataaaagtgactaaAATAGGATAAATCGTATTTTAGAGTGACTTGCGTGTAATTTAACCTTAGTTGTATAAACATTTTGTTTCTATCGGATTGGAAACAAAACAACTAAAGCTCCCAACTTTGCTCAACAATGGAAGCAACAACCGAAGCAATTTGGGATAAATTATTCCTTCTCTCTCCAAAGCTCCCTTACAACTTGCAAATTTTAAGATAACAATTTGATTCCTTCCATTCCCTTTTCTGTTGTTATAACTCATAACCCACTTCCTTGAATCCATCAGTGTATGCAAAAACCTAGTCTTGGATACATTTGGAGGGTATTTTGATGGGGTTTGCGCTGTTGGGTTCATTGGGTTCTTATGTTTCTGTGAGAGATTCTCATCACTGGAATGTCAGGTTTCAGTCTTTCACTTTGAAAGAGAGGTTTGTTGTTGGCTTCAACTTGGCTAAAAATTTCAGGGCTTATAAAAAATTTGGAAGAGTTTCACTTTGCAAGAGTGAATTTGTGGACTCTGAAGAAAGAACAAGCCCCGATGAGGTAATCCTAATCTTCACCTCTCAAACTTTTCAATCTCCTTTGGGATTCACTTTTATTCTTACTAAAAACTTAATTTTTGTCTTGATTTATGACTCATGTTATAGCCTGGAGAATGCTGATTATATTGGATAGCCATGGATTTTGATCCTAAGTGTTGCTTTATAGAATTAGACTTGATTTTATGTTATTAAAGTAAAATCTCTGAGCAAATACCTATGTTGGTTATATTTTTGGCTTTTTTGAACATGCTCTACTGATAATTTGAGTGTGCAATGCACCAAAGTAATGGGAATTGTCTTGGAGATACAAAGTTGAATTGCTGCCATTTTTTCATGGatgtttaatttcaatttagtttATGGATGCCATCTCCTTGTGCTGGTACAATATAATTTGGGGATATTATTTTGATAGGTTTTGTGTAAAGTGAGAAGCTTATTTGCTATGTTCTTTTCTCGTTTGAAAGGTTAGGAAAGAGATGGAGCAATGCTATGAACTCATACACAGACTTGGGAGGGGAGTTGTGTACTTGGGTTCTTCAAGGATGGGACCTGGCCATCCACATTACTCACCAACACTGGAACTGGCTAGGGAGGCAAGTTAATTTATAGAGCTTTTCTCTCTTTAAATGCATTTAGCAAAAGTCTGTACACTTTGGACTGATTTCCCCTAGTGGCTTGTTTTGATTCTTTTCATGAGACTAGTTTTTACTGCATGGCAGATAGCTAACCTTTTGGACTGTACCACATGGACTGGGGCTGGTCCTGGCCTCATGGATGCTGCTATTAAGGGTGCTCAGGAAGCAGGAAAGGCGGTTGGTGGGTTTAAGATAGGTAAGGAAGCTGGAGAATGGACGACCTCGAAATTTCATCCATACCTGCCCTCAGAAACTTATCTTACTTGCAGGTGAAATTTAGTGTTTCTAAAGGCTCACAGACACCATTCTAAATCTATGCATCTGAACAATCATCGAAATAAATGCAGGTTTTTCTCTGCTAGAAAGCATGGGTTGGTTGATGCTGTGGTCAGGAGTTCGAGCTCTGATAAGACAGCAGTAGTTGCTCTCCCAGGTGGTGTTGGTACTCTTGATGAGATGTTTGAGATACTGGCATTGATTCAGCTTGAAAGGATTGGATCAGAGCTTCCGGTTCCCTTCATTGTAATGAACTATGACTCATTCTATGCGAAGCTCTTAGATTTTCTTGATGATTGTGAGGATTGGGGTACCGTCTCTAAGGGAGAGGTTTCGTCTTTGTGGAAGATCTGTAACACTAATTCTGATGCTTTAGCGTACTTGGCAGAGTTTTATGATCTGCCATTTTCAGTGAACAAATGCATGGAACAGAAGCAAGAAGCGCACGTAAACCAGTCCCTTAAGATGTTTTGAAGCGGATGGATATAGGTATTGTGTGCTGCCATTCATTGTGAGATTCGGAAAATTGAAGTTTTGAGAATCTGGAGCAAATAGAATACTAACTTGAACGAGTTTCACGAGTAAGCAAGATACGAATTCCTTGGATATGTATGAACTAATCTTACATTGATTTGTGAATCTGTCCATGGTTTTTCAGAATTCTACAATGAATTATGAGAATCAATGGAAAAATAAGAGGTAGTTGGCTGATTTTATGCATATATGGTTCCATTTCCAATCAAGATGATCTCATGATATGATCATGATGTAAAATATTTATCAAGCTAATAAACAAAGCATCAAATGTTCAAAGGGAAAAAAACAGACAAAGATCAAATGTCTAAATAACCTAACAGCTACATATGAATGTCCATTGCATAAAAAACTAGGACAAGTTATTGTTTACTAAAATCCTTAAGGTTTCCAACAAAAGAACATTAGGTCAAATAACTAATGTCTTTCACATTATGGTGCACCACTCGGGGTCACCATTACGAAAGCTGTCAGGTTGCGGTGGCGGCTGCTGGAAGTACTCAGCCTGTGGCTCATAGACAGGTTGATTCTGATTATAATGCAAGTAATGTGGGTAGTTTTCATATATGGGGTGCCAGTTTCTTTGCTGAAGAGGAGGATAGCCATAATAATACTCTGGTTTTACATAGGGATTATATCCATAGCCACCATAGTACCGGTAATCATAACAATGTCTCGAAGGAATATTCGTCTCTCCAAATTGGGATCTCACCCGAGAGAAATCTGCGTATAACCCTACTTCCGCGAGTGTCTTCATCAATTGTCTAGGGTTTATTCTTCCTGTTATTTGGACAATTCCCTtttctccatctattttataaGTGATACCTAAAGAAAACAAACCAGAACAGAAAGTAAGCATGATAAAGGGACTTGTTCCTCAAGAAATTAACAATGTAGCAGAGAAATAGAAAATGAAGAACCATCAATGCTGTCCAAGACTCTGACAAGCATCACACGCCATCCAAGGAACCGGGTATCGACTCTTAGAACACAGTTCTGATCAGAAAAAACAGAACCCACAAAACACAAACATTAGTGAGTATTTGAAGAGAAATGTGCAAATCTATTGAGAGAAATTAGGATCACAAAGTTTTGGAGCAAACCATGTCTTCAGCTGGGTAATCCATAACTGAGAATGTTCTTCGTTTGGCTAAAAAAGCTAATGACAGAGTTCTTGACAGGCAATGGAAAACAAAGATATATGAAATGAGCCAAAAGGATGGATAAATTTAAGAATGTGGATTAATAATGTTAAGAAAATTAAGTAGCCTAATTAAATGTAGCAAAAGATATCAAGGAGGGATTTGGGAGAAATTTACTCCATTATTTGATAAACAAGATTTTACATCAAATCAAACCTGTTATTGCTTAATCccattatataatataattatgttttttgGCATAATCTCagaatcattaaaataaataattagatatcTTGCCATTTAACATATACTTGATTTTGTGGGtgttttttgaataaatttaagaatgtgaattaataatgttaacaaaaTTAAGTAGCCTAATTAAATTTAGCAAAGGATATCAAGGAGGAATTTTGGAGAAATTTACTCCTTTATTTGATGATCAAgattttatatcaatattttagaAATCAAACATTTAACCCCACAGCATAATACAAATAtgtattttagcatttaaaatcTTGGAATCATTGCAACAAGTAATTGGATACCTTACCATTTAACATACACGTAATtttgtgggttttttttttataagtaattGGATACCTTACCATTTAACATACAAATGATTTTgtgggtgtttttttttttgataaatttaagaATGTGGATTAATAATGTTAAGAAAATTAAGTAGCATAATTAAATGTAGCAAAGGATATCAAGGAGGGATTTTTGGAGAAATTTACTctattatttgataaaaaagatttTAGGTCAAAATATTAGAAATCAAACTAGTTATTGCTTAATCCCACGATATAATACAATTATGCTTTTTGGCATCTAAAATTTCAGAATCATTGCAATAAATAATTGGATACCTTGCCATTTAACTTTGTTGACTTGATATCGTGGCAGTCTATGTGTACTTAATCAAAGTAAATAGAAGAGAACAAAAatgatcttttcttttttattttttttttaaattagagggCGAAATAAATTTTTAGGAGTATAATTTTTTTTCGGATAGCCACAGCCTTGTTAaagtcttcttctttttttttttccccttGTAAAGATTGTGAAAAGATCACTGTTAAGCTATGCAagttttgaataaaaattgaaattcaaaattttgctAATGGGCTGActtgttttacatatatatatatgtatgtacatatagtAACTTAATTTGCAGAGCAAATAATCATTAACACAaagaaaactaaactaattttctgaacgatttatttattcataagaTCAAGGGGGAAAAAGGACATTTGAAAAACATTAGATAACTGATAATTGTTTTAGCTGCTTACAAACATAAAACTATGTAAGCAGCCTTAGaacaaaacaaaaccataaaaaagaaaatactatGTTTTCCTCCATTAAAAATGGGAGAAAAACTTCAACACTAACTACTTAAAGAACAAACCAAAGATTATATTACATCAAACAGCAAAAAGAATTTTTGGGTTTGGAGCCAAGAGCTAGATTGCTGCTGTTCTCATCCTTAGCCACAGATTGTTTACATGGATCATGTTCACATCCATAATATAACCAGCAAAGTCGAGCTCCGTTTGCTTCAGCTTTTGCTAGCAACTTCAACTGTAACACAGGGCTTATTTTTCCAGAAATATAAGCCTGCCTTGTAAATGCGTTGATGGTGAATGTTACAcctaataaaaattacaaatacccCAAAATTAATTCAgcataaaaaggaaaataagaaattaaatgaAACACACACCTTGCATTGGCTTGAATAAAAGACGCATTGTTTTGTGCCAACCAGGAATATCAGTATCCACTAGCAACACAACACACATCTGTAGGAATATACTTTCAGTGAAGCAAGAAAGTGAAATTATTAAGAAATTTATAGTTTAGTTACCATTGTGGGTTCTGATGTGTGTTTTGGAAGACTGATCCCATAGTTGATTTGATGAGTAAAAGCATGTGTTTTGGCTTTTGCTAGCAACTTTAGAAGAAGCTCTTTGTCAATTTCCCCAGAAACATATGCAAACTTTGTTTGTGTATCAATGGAGTACGATACAtctgataaaaataattaacacccccaaataataaaaatcaaatcttaattaattaatactgaaagaagaaaaaagagacaAAGAACCTTGAATAGACTTGTAAAGTTTTGTCATTGCCAAGTGCCATCCTGGAATATCAGTATCCAATTGCAAAATACAAGTCTACAACAAAACTGTGAGCCATTGTTAATTAATATGTTTAACAGGATCAATAAAGAAGTAAATGATGATTACCATGCCGATTGGTTGTTCAGCCATTGATAGAATAGAAGACGGAAAAAGGTAGATAAGTTTTTATGTCAAATAAGTTTgctaaaatttaattgtttggagAGGtaagaatttttgtttttgtttgtttctgtttCCTTTTATTTGATGATATTAATAAAAATGGATGGAGAACTTAGAAATGAAGAAGGATTTGGAAAGTTCTTCACAACTTGATTTTCGGGATTTTCCTATATTACATCATTTTGATCAGAATCTGCCTTTGATTGCATATGTTTAATTGAAAGTTCAATTAGTTCTCTTGGATGTCTCTTCAACTATTCAATGGCTGTCTAATATTTACCaacattatttcaaaaaaaaattatttaacaacatTATTTAATGAATCGAGGTATGCAAGCAGTTCGATGTTTAATACTTACAAACATTTGATGAATCGAAGGAAGTTCTCAAAGTTCAAATCTTGTGAATGGACAAAAACAATGCCCAGAGAATTTTATTTCCCATTTAAATGTCCGAACTAGCTCGACTATTGTGAACGGATCCCAAAGGGTTTTAGACCAATAAAAATGATTGCTTAATATTTTTGGGTATAGTTTCTCAAACATCGAACggtgaataaaatttttagaccTAAGAGAACCACAGTATAGTTTTGTATAATTAGATAATagaattattataagaaaatatacaaaTGCATATATTGTCAAGTACTACTTTTTCAtcgtgtatatatgtgtgtataggGGTTATTCAACATTTATTTTACAATGTTAAgcttataaaattatgcattatatcaaaaattttctttgAAGTAGGAAAGAACCTGCTACAAACACAAAGCTTGATCTATAATCTACTTAAGCAAGTGGATCAACCCTTCACTGGAACCTAAAAGATAAGTCATCCAAGTTTTTCAGGAGTTTGGAGAGACATTGATCTTCAATCAAATATTCTTTATTTTGAT
This window encodes:
- the LOC107917831 gene encoding probable cytokinin riboside 5'-monophosphate phosphoribohydrolase LOGL10; amino-acid sequence: MGFALLGSLGSYVSVRDSHHWNVRFQSFTLKERFVVGFNLAKNFRAYKKFGRVSLCKSEFVDSEERTSPDEVRKEMEQCYELIHRLGRGVVYLGSSRMGPGHPHYSPTLELAREIANLLDCTTWTGAGPGLMDAAIKGAQEAGKAVGGFKIGKEAGEWTTSKFHPYLPSETYLTCRFFSARKHGLVDAVVRSSSSDKTAVVALPGGVGTLDEMFEILALIQLERIGSELPVPFIVMNYDSFYAKLLDFLDDCEDWGTVSKGEVSSLWKICNTNSDALAYLAEFYDLPFSVNKCMEQKQEAHVNQSLKMF
- the LOC107917833 gene encoding uncharacterized protein, which encodes MDYPAEDMNCVLRVDTRFLGWRVMLVRVLDSIDGITYKIDGEKGIVQITGRINPRQLMKTLAEVGLYADFSRVRSQFGETNIPSRHCYDYRYYGGYGYNPYVKPEYYYGYPPLQQRNWHPIYENYPHYLHYNQNQPVYEPQAEYFQQPPPQPDSFRNGDPEWCTIM
- the LOC121206134 gene encoding uncharacterized protein yields the protein MTKLYKSIQDVSYSIDTQTKFAYVSGEIDKELLLKLLAKAKTHAFTHQINYGISLPKHTSEPTMMCVVLLVDTDIPGWHKTMRLLFKPMQGVTFTINAFTRQAYISGKISPVLQLKLLAKAEANGARLCWLYYGCEHDPCKQSVAKDENSSNLALGSKPKNSFCCLM